A window of Streptomyces sp. DG1A-41 contains these coding sequences:
- a CDS encoding acyl carrier protein encodes MSAHQDRLFQLVSEKLGVLPEELNTSATFDTLDLDSLALIELSVIVQKEFGVQIDETALTPEHTFGDVLAVIDTKAAVA; translated from the coding sequence ATGTCCGCACACCAGGACCGTCTGTTCCAGCTCGTCTCAGAGAAGCTCGGCGTGCTGCCCGAGGAGCTGAACACCAGCGCCACCTTCGACACCCTCGACCTGGACTCGCTCGCGCTGATCGAGCTCAGCGTCATCGTGCAGAAGGAGTTCGGCGTCCAGATCGACGAGACGGCGCTGACCCCGGAGCACACCTTCGGCGACGTCCTCGCCGTGATCGACACCAAGGCCGCGGTGGCATGA
- a CDS encoding zinc-binding dehydrogenase — MTNPSETPTNPSDTAATTSGSVMRTVRFESFGGPSVLDVAEIAVPEPQPGQLTIDVEYAGVNFAEVMFRRGQFPVDLPHCPGLEAVGSVRAVGDGVTGFGPGDRVAALTLGGGGNAEVVAVGAEHVVRLDGDLAALDGAVAAGALCNVTTALGVLTSAGHLARGETVVVLAAAGGVGTAAAQLARSLGAGSVIGVTSSPVKVEYARGFGYDSVVSYDRIEREVAERTGGAGANLVLDSVGGAFRSSVTGLLAAFGRHVIFGNAAAEDVTFEGNHPWYTNSSLVGYNLGGVAGRAPQLLRAHLEQALTEVAKGTVRVDVKVLPLKDVAHAHELLETRASTGKYVLDVRS; from the coding sequence ATGACGAACCCCTCCGAGACCCCGACGAACCCCTCCGACACCGCCGCCACGACCTCCGGGAGCGTTATGCGTACCGTCCGTTTCGAGTCCTTCGGCGGCCCCTCCGTCCTGGACGTCGCCGAGATCGCCGTGCCCGAGCCCCAGCCGGGGCAGCTCACGATCGACGTCGAGTACGCGGGCGTGAACTTCGCCGAAGTGATGTTCCGGCGCGGCCAGTTCCCGGTCGACCTGCCGCACTGCCCCGGCCTGGAGGCGGTCGGCAGCGTACGCGCCGTGGGCGACGGCGTCACCGGCTTCGGGCCCGGCGACCGCGTGGCCGCCCTCACCCTGGGCGGCGGCGGCAACGCCGAGGTCGTCGCCGTCGGCGCGGAACACGTCGTACGGCTGGACGGCGACCTCGCCGCACTGGACGGCGCCGTGGCGGCGGGCGCCCTGTGCAACGTCACCACCGCACTCGGCGTGCTCACCTCGGCCGGACATCTCGCGCGGGGCGAGACGGTGGTCGTCCTCGCCGCCGCGGGCGGAGTCGGCACGGCCGCCGCCCAGCTGGCCCGGTCGCTGGGCGCGGGCAGCGTGATCGGCGTGACGAGCTCTCCGGTGAAGGTCGAGTACGCCCGCGGCTTCGGCTACGACAGCGTGGTGTCGTACGACAGGATCGAGCGGGAAGTGGCCGAGAGGACCGGCGGAGCGGGCGCCAACCTGGTCCTGGACTCCGTCGGCGGCGCGTTCCGCTCGTCCGTGACCGGCCTGCTGGCGGCGTTCGGACGCCATGTGATCTTCGGCAACGCGGCGGCCGAGGACGTCACCTTCGAGGGCAACCACCCCTGGTACACCAACAGTTCGCTCGTCGGCTACAACCTCGGCGGCGTCGCGGGCCGAGCCCCGCAGCTGCTCCGCGCCCACCTGGAGCAGGCGTTGACGGAGGTCGCCAAGGGCACCGTCCGCGTGGACGTGAAGGTACTGCCGCTGAAGGACGTGGCCCACGCCCACGAGCTGCTGGAGACACGCGCGTCCACGGGGAAGTACGTCCTGGATGTCCGGTCCTGA
- a CDS encoding beta-ketoacyl-[acyl-carrier-protein] synthase family protein — translation MTQRPDGRTKRFDVAVTGVGLVTPAGLGVEANVERVWAGESTAATDPDLAGLPVDFACRVPGFDAGALLGRRSAVRMDPVSHFGVVAARQAVEDAGLDPATWEGPRVGVVVGTSLGGWSTVEREHGKHLADGQEFVSPLLMVMGPVNMTAGYIAMDLKALGPNQVVSTACASGNTAIGYARALLGTGVCDIVLAGGAEAAMSRTAMASLARAGALSTRGDDPASASRPFDADRDGFVAGEGAAMLVLERVEDARARGARVRARVSGFGASADGHHASAPDPTGGGAERAIRAALADALVDPSEVDHVNAHGTSTPLNDITEAGVIRRVFGEKPAVTSTKGVVGHLLGAAGAAEAVYTVLAVERRLVPPTANLTSLDPGIGVDVVAKEARPLDIGAAVNDSFGFGGQNAVIVVTPA, via the coding sequence GTGACGCAGCGCCCGGACGGGCGCACGAAACGCTTCGACGTGGCGGTCACCGGCGTCGGCCTGGTCACCCCGGCCGGGCTGGGTGTCGAGGCCAACGTGGAGCGGGTCTGGGCGGGGGAGTCCACGGCGGCCACCGACCCGGACCTCGCGGGTCTGCCCGTCGACTTCGCCTGCCGCGTACCCGGCTTCGACGCGGGTGCGCTGCTCGGGCGGCGCAGTGCCGTACGCATGGACCCGGTCAGCCACTTCGGCGTGGTGGCCGCCCGACAGGCCGTCGAGGACGCCGGGCTCGACCCGGCGACCTGGGAGGGTCCCCGGGTCGGCGTGGTCGTCGGCACGTCGCTGGGCGGCTGGTCGACGGTCGAGCGGGAGCACGGCAAGCACCTGGCCGACGGCCAGGAGTTCGTGTCGCCGCTGCTGATGGTGATGGGCCCGGTCAACATGACCGCCGGGTACATCGCCATGGACCTCAAGGCCCTCGGCCCCAACCAGGTGGTGTCGACGGCCTGCGCGTCCGGCAACACGGCTATCGGGTACGCCCGCGCCCTGCTGGGGACCGGCGTCTGCGACATCGTCCTGGCGGGCGGTGCCGAGGCGGCCATGTCCCGGACCGCGATGGCGAGTCTGGCCCGGGCCGGTGCGCTGTCCACGCGGGGCGACGACCCGGCGTCCGCGTCCCGGCCGTTCGACGCCGACCGGGACGGGTTCGTCGCGGGCGAGGGCGCGGCCATGCTGGTACTGGAGCGTGTCGAGGACGCGCGGGCGCGTGGCGCCCGTGTCCGGGCCAGGGTCTCCGGGTTCGGCGCGTCCGCCGACGGCCATCACGCCTCGGCGCCCGATCCGACGGGCGGCGGGGCCGAGCGGGCCATCCGGGCGGCCCTCGCCGACGCCCTTGTCGACCCCTCCGAGGTGGACCACGTCAACGCCCACGGCACGTCCACGCCGCTGAACGACATCACCGAGGCCGGGGTCATCCGCCGGGTCTTCGGCGAGAAGCCGGCCGTCACCTCCACCAAGGGTGTCGTCGGGCATCTGCTGGGCGCGGCCGGGGCGGCCGAGGCGGTGTACACGGTGCTCGCCGTGGAACGCCGCCTCGTCCCGCCGACTGCCAACCTGACCAGCCTCGACCCGGGCATCGGCGTGGACGTCGTGGCGAAGGAGGCCCGGCCGCTGGACATCGGCGCCGCGGTGAACGACTCCTTCGGCTTCGGCGGCCAGAACGCGGTGATCGTGGTGACGCCGGCATGA
- a CDS encoding SDR family oxidoreductase, whose protein sequence is MRLDGQTAVITGGTRGLGRAIAEAYLAEGASVVVAARNPYDIKELADDHGDRLLYHHTDVTDETSVEGLMATAVETYGGVDILVNNAGVSRDGKISRLSVADWNTTLATNLTGVFLCTRAVIGPMTIRREATGVGGRIINVSSCVAGRAAIGASAYSASKAAVEMFTRTSAAELAPKGITVNCLSPGYIDEGMGKELAANERAWESYRGRLLSGRLGRPQEVGATAVFLASQDSSYVNGSVVEVNGGLMWAA, encoded by the coding sequence ATGAGGCTCGACGGACAGACGGCCGTCATCACCGGGGGCACGCGGGGACTGGGCCGGGCGATCGCCGAGGCCTACCTCGCCGAGGGCGCCTCGGTCGTCGTCGCCGCACGCAACCCCTACGACATCAAGGAACTCGCCGACGACCACGGCGACCGGCTGCTCTACCACCACACGGACGTCACCGACGAGACCTCGGTGGAGGGGCTGATGGCCACCGCCGTCGAGACGTACGGGGGCGTCGACATCCTGGTCAACAACGCGGGGGTCAGCCGTGACGGCAAGATCTCCCGGCTCTCGGTGGCCGACTGGAACACCACGCTGGCCACCAACCTGACCGGTGTCTTCCTCTGCACGCGCGCGGTGATCGGCCCGATGACCATCCGGCGCGAGGCGACGGGCGTCGGCGGCCGCATCATCAACGTGTCGTCCTGCGTGGCCGGCCGGGCCGCGATCGGCGCGTCCGCCTACAGCGCGAGCAAGGCCGCCGTGGAGATGTTCACCCGCACCTCGGCGGCCGAACTGGCCCCCAAGGGCATCACCGTCAACTGTCTGTCACCCGGCTACATCGACGAGGGCATGGGCAAGGAACTGGCCGCAAACGAGCGCGCCTGGGAGAGCTACCGCGGCCGGCTCCTGTCCGGGCGGCTCGGCCGTCCCCAGGAGGTCGGTGCCACCGCCGTGTTCCTCGCCTCGCAGGACAGCTCGTACGTCAACGGCAGTGTGGTCGAGGTCAACGGGGGGCTGATGTGGGCGGCCTGA
- a CDS encoding methylmalonyl-CoA mutase family protein, with the protein MRESESGLPIEPVYGPEVLQGWDAAEKLGEPGRFPFTRGVYPSMYTGRPWTMRQYAGFGTARESNARYRQLIANGTTGLSVAFDLPTQMGHDSDAPLAHGEVGKVGVAVDSVDDMRVLFDGIPLDQVSTSMTINAPAAVLLLLYQLVAEEQGVPAERLTGTIQNDVLKEYIARGTYIFPPKPSLRLTADIFKYCRAEIPKWNTISISGYHMAEAGASPAQEIAFTLADGIEYVRTAVEAGMDVDDFAPRLSFFFVARTTLLEEVAKFRAARRIWARVMREEFGAENPKSLMLRFHTQTAGVQLTAQQPEVNLVRVSVQALAAVLGGTQSLHTNSFDEAIALPTDKSARLALRTQQVLAHETDVTATVDPFAGSYVIEEMTDDVEAAVLGLMAKVEELGGAVGAIERGFQKNEIEHNAYRIAQETDSGERVVVGVNRFQLDEEEPYEPLRVDPAIEAEQAERLAGLRAARDQHAVDAALAALRKAAQGDDNLLYPMKDALRARATVGEVCDALRDVWGTYVPVT; encoded by the coding sequence ATGCGCGAGTCGGAGTCCGGACTGCCCATCGAGCCGGTCTACGGGCCGGAGGTCCTTCAGGGCTGGGATGCGGCGGAGAAGCTGGGGGAGCCGGGGAGGTTTCCGTTCACCCGGGGTGTGTATCCGTCGATGTACACGGGCCGGCCGTGGACGATGCGCCAGTACGCCGGTTTCGGCACGGCCAGGGAGTCCAACGCGCGGTACCGGCAGTTGATCGCCAACGGCACGACGGGCCTGTCGGTCGCCTTCGACCTGCCCACCCAGATGGGCCACGACTCCGACGCCCCGCTCGCCCACGGCGAGGTCGGCAAGGTGGGCGTCGCCGTCGACTCCGTCGACGACATGCGGGTGCTGTTCGACGGGATCCCGCTGGACCAGGTCTCCACGTCGATGACGATCAACGCCCCGGCCGCTGTGCTGCTGCTCCTGTACCAACTCGTCGCCGAGGAGCAGGGGGTGCCCGCGGAGCGGTTGACGGGCACGATCCAGAACGACGTGCTGAAGGAGTACATCGCGCGCGGGACGTACATCTTCCCGCCGAAGCCGTCGCTGCGGCTGACCGCCGACATCTTCAAGTACTGCCGGGCCGAGATCCCGAAGTGGAACACGATCTCGATCTCCGGCTACCACATGGCCGAGGCGGGAGCCTCCCCGGCGCAGGAGATCGCGTTCACCCTCGCCGACGGCATCGAGTACGTCCGCACGGCGGTCGAGGCCGGCATGGACGTCGACGACTTCGCGCCCCGCCTGTCCTTCTTCTTCGTCGCCCGTACGACGCTTCTGGAGGAGGTGGCCAAGTTCCGTGCAGCGCGCCGGATCTGGGCGCGGGTGATGAGGGAGGAGTTCGGCGCGGAGAACCCCAAGTCGCTGATGCTGCGCTTCCACACGCAGACGGCGGGCGTCCAGCTGACGGCCCAGCAGCCGGAGGTGAACCTGGTCCGCGTCTCGGTCCAGGCCCTGGCGGCGGTCCTGGGCGGCACCCAGTCCCTGCACACCAACTCCTTCGACGAGGCCATCGCCCTGCCCACGGACAAGTCCGCCCGCCTGGCACTGCGCACCCAGCAGGTCCTGGCCCACGAGACGGACGTGACCGCCACGGTGGATCCGTTCGCGGGCTCGTACGTCATCGAGGAGATGACCGACGACGTGGAGGCGGCGGTGCTGGGGCTGATGGCGAAGGTGGAGGAACTGGGCGGCGCGGTCGGCGCCATCGAGCGCGGCTTCCAGAAGAACGAGATCGAGCACAACGCCTACCGCATCGCCCAGGAGACCGACTCCGGCGAACGTGTCGTGGTCGGCGTCAACCGCTTCCAGCTCGACGAGGAAGAGCCCTACGAACCCCTGCGCGTCGACCCCGCCATCGAAGCCGAGCAAGCCGAACGCCTGGCCGGACTACGCGCCGCGCGCGACCAGCATGCGGTCGACGCGGCCCTCGCAGCCCTGCGGAAGGCCGCCCAGGGAGACGACAACCTCCTCTACCCGATGAAGGACGCCCTGCGCGCCCGCGCCACCGTCGGCGAGGTCTGCGACGCGCTGCGCGACGTGTGGGGCACGTACGTCCCCGTCACATGA
- a CDS encoding ketoacyl-ACP synthase III produces MPVGVLSIGSYTPAKIVDNQQISAWTGMPESWVTERTGVLQRRYAEPGTTTSDLALPAAREALQGVSDEVREGLGALVVATSTPDVPQPSTAAILQHKLGLSTLPAFDINAVCSGFLYGLAVAEGLLKAGRHGEHVLLVGADMFSTIMDRSDRRTVSLFGDGAGAVLLGEVPEGYGLRSVQLVTDGEFHHYVGVEAGGTRTPLDAEARETGQHFFRMDGRAVRDYALSVLAKLTAVTLDDCGLALDDVDRFVFHQANTRLLEAFVADAGIDPARVAYTAPHLGNTVAASVPLTLHATHRERPLRRGERVLLASVGGGMTAGAALLTWY; encoded by the coding sequence ATGCCAGTCGGTGTCCTGTCGATCGGCTCCTACACACCGGCCAAAATCGTCGACAACCAGCAGATCAGCGCCTGGACGGGGATGCCCGAGTCCTGGGTGACCGAACGCACCGGAGTGCTCCAGCGGCGGTACGCCGAGCCGGGCACCACCACGTCCGACCTCGCCCTCCCCGCCGCCCGCGAGGCGCTTCAGGGCGTCTCCGACGAGGTGCGCGAGGGGCTCGGCGCGCTGGTGGTGGCCACCAGCACCCCGGACGTGCCGCAGCCGTCCACGGCCGCGATCCTCCAGCACAAGCTGGGACTCTCCACCCTGCCCGCCTTCGACATCAATGCCGTGTGCAGCGGTTTCCTCTACGGTCTCGCGGTCGCCGAGGGCCTGCTGAAGGCCGGCCGGCACGGCGAGCACGTGCTGCTCGTCGGGGCCGACATGTTCTCCACGATCATGGACAGGTCCGACCGGCGCACGGTGAGCCTGTTCGGCGACGGCGCGGGCGCCGTCCTGCTCGGCGAGGTGCCCGAGGGCTACGGCCTGCGGTCGGTGCAACTGGTCACGGACGGGGAGTTCCACCACTACGTCGGCGTGGAGGCCGGCGGCACCCGGACGCCGCTCGACGCCGAGGCCCGCGAGACCGGGCAGCACTTCTTCCGAATGGACGGCCGCGCGGTGCGTGACTACGCGCTGTCGGTGCTGGCCAAGCTGACCGCCGTGACCCTCGACGACTGCGGTCTGGCCCTGGACGACGTCGACCGGTTCGTCTTCCACCAGGCGAACACCAGGCTCCTGGAGGCCTTCGTCGCGGACGCCGGGATCGACCCGGCGCGGGTCGCGTACACCGCACCGCACCTGGGCAACACCGTCGCCGCGTCCGTGCCGCTCACCCTGCACGCCACCCACCGCGAACGGCCGCTGCGGCGCGGCGAGCGGGTGCTGCTGGCGTCGGTGGGCGGCGGCATGACCGCGGGCGCGGCGCTGCTGACCTGGTACTGA
- a CDS encoding ScbA/BarX family gamma-butyrolactone biosynthesis protein, giving the protein MTIAEQERPEAAPAAAELAYQRSMDRVLVHRRAVMEVFVTDAVRLGDDTFAVAVQAPRAHSYYNDHTQRPALLDPLFLLEAARQAVTVVAHQWLGVAYDTSFLISDWTTEFTDLAALRARGDAPDELVIEVAARDLKRRGTRLLAATLECVFVVGGRRAGTSAVVAGYLSRDGYTAHREKSRGNVPPSSSDMPHTRVGTPVEPALVGRERAGNVVLTDLERPGGGIALRATLDVPVRHPAMYDHPLDHVPAMALMEAARQAAVLTAGAPAERRYARAFGATFHRFVELDSPVTVTVTPSGDARRTVDFRQDGVSVCTAEIAVADLAGSPAPDTDGR; this is encoded by the coding sequence ATGACCATTGCTGAGCAGGAGCGGCCGGAAGCCGCTCCGGCCGCGGCCGAACTCGCCTACCAGCGTTCGATGGACCGCGTCCTGGTGCACCGCCGGGCCGTCATGGAGGTCTTCGTCACGGACGCGGTGCGGCTCGGCGACGACACGTTCGCCGTGGCCGTCCAGGCGCCACGCGCGCACAGCTACTACAACGACCACACGCAGCGGCCCGCGCTGCTCGACCCGCTGTTCCTGCTGGAGGCCGCCCGCCAGGCGGTCACCGTCGTGGCGCACCAGTGGCTGGGCGTCGCCTATGACACGTCCTTCCTGATCAGCGACTGGACCACCGAGTTCACGGACCTGGCCGCACTGCGGGCCCGGGGTGACGCCCCGGACGAGCTCGTGATCGAGGTGGCCGCGCGTGACCTCAAGCGGCGCGGCACCAGGCTGCTGGCCGCCACGCTGGAGTGCGTGTTCGTCGTCGGCGGACGGCGGGCCGGGACGAGCGCCGTCGTGGCCGGATACCTCAGCCGGGACGGCTACACGGCGCACCGGGAGAAGAGCAGGGGAAACGTTCCACCGTCCTCGTCCGACATGCCGCACACCCGCGTGGGCACACCCGTCGAGCCCGCTCTGGTCGGCCGCGAGCGGGCCGGGAACGTGGTGCTCACGGACCTGGAACGCCCGGGCGGCGGGATCGCTCTGCGAGCCACGCTCGACGTCCCGGTGCGGCACCCGGCCATGTACGACCACCCCTTGGACCATGTGCCCGCGATGGCGCTCATGGAGGCGGCCCGCCAGGCCGCGGTCCTCACCGCCGGGGCGCCCGCCGAGCGGCGGTACGCCCGCGCCTTCGGCGCCACGTTCCACCGCTTCGTGGAACTGGACAGCCCGGTCACGGTCACCGTCACGCCCTCGGGCGACGCGCGCCGCACCGTCGACTTCCGTCAGGACGGGGTGTCGGTCTGCACGGCCGAGATCGCGGTCGCCGACCTCGCCGGGTCACCGGCTCCGGACACGGACGGCAGGTGA
- a CDS encoding MBL fold metallo-hydrolase codes for MLVLSATTGKFGTNVHLVAAGPGHPCLIVDPGHGAAEAVLEAVRAHRLEPEAILITHGHMDHTWDAVPLARHYGVPAWIHPADRYQFGAPAKGLPDSFPRELLVGHPDQEPDEVSELPESGGELAFAAAEVTVLHTPGHTGGSVMFRFGGDDVPLLATGDTLLAAGPGRADAPGASPAGLRASLGMIAATCPDDTRLLTGHGPTTTLSETGIR; via the coding sequence ATGCTCGTACTGTCCGCCACCACCGGCAAGTTCGGCACGAACGTCCATCTCGTCGCCGCGGGCCCGGGACATCCCTGCCTCATCGTCGACCCAGGGCACGGCGCCGCCGAAGCGGTTCTCGAAGCCGTCCGCGCCCACCGTCTGGAGCCCGAGGCCATCCTCATCACGCACGGCCACATGGACCACACCTGGGACGCGGTGCCGCTCGCCCGGCACTACGGCGTCCCGGCCTGGATCCACCCCGCCGACCGTTACCAGTTCGGCGCCCCGGCCAAGGGTCTGCCGGACTCCTTCCCCCGAGAACTGCTCGTCGGCCATCCCGACCAGGAACCCGACGAGGTGAGCGAACTCCCGGAATCGGGCGGGGAGCTGGCCTTCGCCGCGGCCGAGGTGACGGTGCTGCACACGCCCGGCCACACCGGCGGCTCCGTCATGTTCCGCTTCGGCGGCGACGACGTCCCGCTGCTGGCCACCGGGGACACCCTGCTCGCCGCCGGCCCGGGGCGCGCGGACGCCCCCGGTGCCAGCCCGGCCGGCCTGCGGGCCTCCCTCGGCATGATCGCGGCCACCTGCCCGGACGACACGCGACTGCTCACCGGGCACGGCCCCACCACCACCCTCAGCGAGACGGGAATCCGATGA
- a CDS encoding 3-oxoacyl-ACP synthase has translation MRLDSPLGLTATAWYPEHRQTAEEAVAAGDIDARTARELGYTALPVSEDTAPPDMAVEAATRALDVSGTQADDLSLVLHASVHHQGHDAWSAPHYIARRLGAHQAVPIGLLQQCNGGAIGIELAASRLQGDPAAGPALVTTADRFLTPSWHRWLSDYGMAAGDAATAVLVHRVGGPAAAGHSRAPDLLLHSLATRVAAELEVMHRGDDELNATPMGHSSVIDVRRTKRAFIKTYGVDFFLKTAADRIRAVVEEALAGAGLAADDPRLRYAVIPRLGSKAMAEAYLPPLTDVTSAEVLDLGRATGHVGAGDLNASLADLARTDLLRPGSYALVLNGGGGFTFTAVVVGRH, from the coding sequence GTGCGACTGGACTCACCGCTCGGGCTGACGGCGACCGCCTGGTACCCGGAGCACCGCCAGACGGCCGAGGAAGCCGTGGCCGCCGGTGACATCGACGCCCGCACCGCCCGCGAACTCGGCTACACGGCCCTGCCGGTCAGCGAGGACACGGCACCGCCCGACATGGCCGTCGAGGCCGCGACCCGGGCACTGGACGTCTCCGGCACCCAGGCCGACGACCTCTCCCTGGTACTGCACGCGAGCGTCCACCACCAAGGCCACGACGCATGGTCGGCCCCGCACTACATCGCCCGGCGGCTCGGGGCCCACCAGGCCGTACCGATCGGGCTGCTCCAGCAGTGCAACGGCGGCGCCATCGGCATCGAGCTGGCCGCGAGCCGGCTCCAGGGCGACCCGGCCGCCGGGCCCGCGCTGGTGACGACCGCCGACCGGTTCCTGACGCCGAGCTGGCACCGCTGGCTCAGCGACTACGGCATGGCGGCCGGGGACGCGGCCACGGCGGTCCTCGTCCACCGGGTCGGCGGACCGGCCGCGGCAGGGCACTCCCGCGCGCCGGACCTGCTGCTGCACTCCCTGGCCACCCGGGTCGCGGCCGAACTGGAGGTCATGCACCGCGGTGACGACGAGCTCAACGCGACGCCCATGGGTCACAGTTCGGTGATCGACGTGCGGCGTACCAAGCGGGCGTTCATCAAGACGTACGGCGTCGACTTCTTCCTCAAGACCGCGGCCGACCGCATCCGTGCCGTCGTCGAGGAAGCGCTGGCCGGTGCCGGACTCGCCGCCGACGACCCGCGGTTGCGCTACGCCGTGATCCCCCGGCTGGGGAGCAAGGCGATGGCGGAGGCGTACCTCCCGCCGCTGACGGACGTCACCTCGGCGGAGGTTCTCGACCTCGGCCGTGCGACCGGGCATGTGGGGGCCGGCGACCTCAACGCCTCCCTCGCCGACCTGGCCCGCACGGACCTGCTGAGGCCCGGGAGTTACGCGCTCGTGCTCAACGGCGGCGGCGGATTCACCTTCACCGCCGTCGTGGTCGGCAGGCACTGA
- a CDS encoding SDR family oxidoreductase — protein MAEGRSVLVTGGNRGIGLAVARALAARGDRVAVTYRTGEPPAGLLGVRCDVTDEAQVERAFKEVAAAQGDVEVLVANAGITRDGLLLTLDDDAVDAVLDTNLRSVIRLARHASRGMLGGRWGRMVLVSSAVAFTGSPGQTNYTAAKAGLVGLARSLAWELGSRGITVNVVAPGLVETDMLRQVRPARLDQYLAMTPLGRAGTAGEVAAAVRFLAGDEASYITGAVLPVSGGLGMGH, from the coding sequence GTGGCCGAGGGGCGTTCCGTGCTCGTCACCGGGGGCAACCGTGGCATCGGGCTGGCCGTCGCGCGGGCGCTCGCCGCGCGGGGTGACCGGGTGGCGGTCACCTATCGCACCGGTGAGCCCCCGGCGGGGCTGCTCGGGGTGCGGTGCGATGTGACGGACGAGGCGCAGGTGGAGCGGGCCTTCAAGGAGGTCGCGGCCGCGCAGGGCGACGTCGAGGTGCTGGTGGCGAACGCCGGGATCACGCGGGACGGGCTGCTGCTCACCCTCGACGACGACGCGGTCGACGCCGTGCTCGACACCAACCTGAGGTCGGTCATCCGCCTGGCCCGGCACGCCTCCCGGGGCATGCTCGGCGGGCGGTGGGGCCGGATGGTGCTGGTGTCGTCCGCCGTCGCCTTCACCGGCTCACCCGGACAGACCAACTACACCGCCGCCAAGGCCGGCCTCGTCGGGCTGGCCCGCTCGCTCGCCTGGGAGCTCGGCAGCCGCGGCATCACCGTCAACGTCGTGGCCCCCGGGCTCGTCGAGACGGACATGCTGCGCCAGGTACGCCCGGCCCGCCTCGACCAGTACCTGGCGATGACGCCGCTCGGCCGGGCCGGTACCGCCGGGGAGGTGGCCGCCGCCGTGCGGTTCCTCGCCGGCGACGAGGCCTCGTACATCACCGGCGCCGTGCTGCCGGTCAGCGGTGGGCTCGGCATGGGTCACTGA